A genomic region of Methylobacterium durans contains the following coding sequences:
- a CDS encoding DUF6384 family protein, whose translation MADQAVLTEQAAGRASQSLDEVMLAMDVVDTLRHQENLVSRELGENARDAQLLQRLRDIYRGQGIEVPDRILLEGVQALKEQRFAYTSPGPSFSRTVALAWVNRKRFSKGLLAIAAVLGLGWGAYHFGVAEPARQRAVEQQAQAERNRIDLAERLPAALKQGHEDVLREAQVPAARQRADQILADGEAAIERKDAEGARQAIGNLEVLRADLRREYVLRIVSRPGEPTGVWRVSQRNPAGRNYYLIVEPVAPDGRVLNLPVSSEEDGRTATVSKWGVRVSETTAKQVQQDKNDDGIVQRNRLGEKRRGQLDVDYQMPVLGGAILRW comes from the coding sequence ATGGCTGATCAGGCCGTGCTGACCGAGCAGGCCGCCGGAAGGGCTTCCCAGAGCCTCGACGAGGTCATGCTCGCGATGGATGTGGTGGACACCCTCCGCCACCAGGAGAACCTTGTCAGCCGAGAGCTCGGCGAAAACGCTCGCGATGCGCAGCTCCTGCAGCGGTTGCGCGACATCTACCGTGGGCAGGGAATTGAGGTGCCCGACCGGATCCTCTTGGAAGGGGTGCAGGCCCTCAAGGAGCAGCGGTTCGCCTATACCTCGCCTGGACCCAGCTTCTCGCGCACCGTGGCGCTGGCCTGGGTCAACCGTAAGCGCTTCAGCAAGGGCCTCCTAGCCATTGCGGCGGTTCTCGGTCTCGGCTGGGGCGCTTACCATTTTGGTGTAGCCGAGCCCGCCCGGCAACGGGCGGTCGAGCAGCAGGCGCAGGCCGAGCGGAACCGGATCGATCTTGCTGAGAGATTACCAGCTGCCTTGAAGCAAGGGCACGAGGACGTGCTGCGAGAGGCACAGGTTCCCGCAGCACGCCAGAGAGCCGACCAGATTTTGGCTGATGGAGAGGCCGCCATTGAGCGGAAGGATGCCGAGGGCGCACGGCAAGCCATCGGCAACCTGGAGGTTCTGCGAGCGGATCTGCGTCGCGAGTATGTCCTGCGGATTGTTTCCCGGCCAGGCGAGCCCACCGGGGTCTGGCGAGTGTCGCAGCGTAACCCGGCAGGCCGCAACTACTATCTGATCGTGGAGCCCGTGGCCCCTGATGGGCGAGTCCTCAACCTGCCTGTCAGCAGCGAGGAGGACGGCCGGACAGCCACCGTGTCTAAGTGGGGCGTGCGTGTGAGTGAGACCACAGCCAAGCAGGTGCAGCAGGATAAGAACGACGACGGCATCGTGCAGCGCAACCGTCTGGGCGAGAAGCGGCGCGGCCAGCTGGATGTCGACTACCAGATGCCGGTCCTTGGCGGGGCGATCCTACGGTGGTGA
- a CDS encoding cell surface protein, whose amino-acid sequence MQYLDKATSALRELGIVPPPAMDAPINGLLEKISDLDQGRIVIIARTLGQTSVFNEVVREQTQAMEIGERYRQITEAFNSIRDDTKKMVDQLEDNKIDLLERVTNVWMKISRGDVADRFDDIKKVYLDVTRSTKDQIQREQIILDAYRDFRGALKHAEVMALEVLQTAEQKLEAAKAELQRASDAVVNFKGTEVAERARLELTRDEHLRRTQDEEKRYQIAKDLSDNLTVSYNTSEVIMARLMQMTNAKERVYAQAVTFFSTNDSVFTALKASFTGMFGLHEATQTLNEMKEGVSRSLEVLAEIGDQVGEAAVKAGYGPTIRADAVKKLVDSVITFQERSLEIVGEMRRLATQNSAEIRDAVEDGKRRIARLVAEGQALPANG is encoded by the coding sequence ATGCAGTACCTCGACAAGGCCACCTCGGCCCTGCGCGAGTTGGGCATCGTTCCTCCTCCAGCCATGGACGCCCCCATCAATGGCCTCCTGGAGAAGATCTCGGACTTGGATCAGGGCCGGATCGTGATCATCGCTCGCACGCTTGGCCAGACCAGCGTGTTCAATGAGGTCGTGCGGGAGCAGACGCAGGCAATGGAGATCGGCGAGCGCTACCGCCAGATCACCGAGGCCTTCAACTCCATCCGCGACGACACGAAGAAGATGGTCGACCAGCTCGAAGACAATAAGATCGACCTCCTGGAGCGTGTCACCAACGTGTGGATGAAGATCTCCAGAGGAGACGTCGCGGATCGGTTCGACGACATCAAGAAGGTCTATCTCGACGTGACCCGGTCGACCAAGGACCAGATCCAGCGCGAGCAGATCATCCTTGATGCCTACCGTGACTTCCGCGGCGCCCTGAAGCATGCCGAGGTGATGGCTCTCGAGGTGCTCCAGACCGCGGAGCAGAAGCTCGAGGCAGCCAAGGCGGAGTTGCAGAGGGCGTCGGACGCTGTCGTCAACTTCAAAGGCACGGAGGTGGCCGAGCGTGCCCGGCTCGAGCTTACCCGTGACGAACACCTCCGCCGCACTCAGGACGAGGAGAAGCGCTACCAGATCGCCAAGGACCTCTCGGACAATCTGACGGTCAGCTACAACACCTCCGAGGTGATCATGGCGCGGTTGATGCAGATGACCAACGCCAAAGAGCGGGTCTATGCCCAGGCCGTGACCTTCTTCTCGACCAACGATTCCGTTTTCACGGCGCTCAAGGCGTCGTTCACCGGCATGTTCGGCTTGCACGAGGCAACCCAGACCCTAAACGAGATGAAGGAGGGCGTATCCCGCAGCCTCGAAGTGCTGGCCGAGATCGGCGACCAGGTCGGCGAGGCTGCCGTGAAGGCCGGCTACGGACCAACCATCCGGGCCGACGCGGTCAAGAAGCTCGTGGACTCGGTCATCACGTTCCAAGAGCGCTCTCTCGAGATTGTTGGCGAGATGCGCCGGCTCGCAACTCAGAACTCGGCCGAGATCCGCGACGCCGTTGAGGACGGCAAGCGACGCATCGCGCGCTTGGTGGCGGAAGGACAGGCACTGCCAGCCAATGGCTGA
- a CDS encoding DUF4186 domain-containing protein, producing the protein MVEAIDAAEVRTRSHIGSWRGTDELGELMQTLEDVFDQLQRSAFRQRFRLKPAEEAYLRNKSVATVLEHAGDFVRQRLAPAIPKNDGKQTPLRGHPVFVAQHATATCCRGCLSKWHYIPSGRELSTAEKAHVVEAIARWLRMQDVNVARDEPAGTGLPLFAWAGADESNR; encoded by the coding sequence ATGGTAGAGGCGATCGATGCTGCCGAGGTGAGGACACGATCACATATCGGGAGCTGGCGCGGTACGGACGAGCTGGGTGAGCTGATGCAGACCTTGGAGGATGTCTTCGATCAGCTTCAGCGATCTGCGTTCCGGCAGCGCTTCCGTCTGAAACCTGCGGAAGAGGCATACCTACGCAATAAGAGCGTCGCGACCGTGCTGGAGCATGCCGGAGACTTCGTCAGGCAACGCCTTGCCCCGGCCATCCCAAAGAACGATGGCAAACAGACACCGCTGCGCGGCCATCCGGTCTTTGTCGCCCAGCATGCCACGGCGACCTGCTGCCGAGGTTGTTTGTCCAAATGGCACTACATCCCATCCGGACGCGAGTTGAGCACAGCCGAAAAGGCGCATGTGGTCGAGGCGATCGCCCGCTGGCTGCGCATGCAGGACGTCAACGTTGCGCGCGACGAGCCTGCAGGGACCGGATTACCTCTGTTCGCGTGGGCCGGAGCAGATGAGAGCAATCGGTAG
- a CDS encoding IS5 family transposase, with product MWTPAARAELAPESQPYATSLTDAEWAVVAPLLPAPAPTGRPRRWPMRSVLDGILYVLRTGGAWRHLPHAFPPWSTVHRWFLRLSQAGVFERLAHTLTMADRERTGCEASPSGAILDAQATRSGGVGVEGPRGYDPARRVVGRKRHALTDTDGRLLVAAVSPADLHDSHGGLALLRASPRLWPFLTHCFADRAYRGDRLGTATAITVEIIVPKEGQKGFAVQPRRWVIERTFSWISRCRRLARDHEATPSSALAFFVLAAAMILVRRLARAL from the coding sequence ATGTGGACGCCCGCCGCGCGCGCAGAACTTGCGCCCGAGAGCCAACCTTACGCAACCAGCCTGACCGATGCCGAATGGGCGGTCGTTGCCCCTCTGCTACCCGCCCCCGCCCCGACGGGCCGTCCGCGCCGCTGGCCGATGCGCTCGGTGCTCGATGGCATCCTGTACGTGCTCAGGACAGGGGGCGCTTGGCGGCACCTGCCGCACGCGTTTCCGCCCTGGTCCACCGTTCATCGCTGGTTCTTGCGCTTGTCACAGGCGGGTGTGTTCGAGCGCCTCGCCCACACCCTAACGATGGCAGATCGCGAGCGAACTGGATGCGAAGCAAGCCCCAGCGGTGCCATCCTGGATGCCCAGGCGACGCGCTCGGGCGGCGTCGGTGTCGAAGGTCCACGCGGCTACGATCCAGCCAGGCGTGTCGTTGGGCGCAAGCGTCACGCGCTCACTGACACGGATGGGCGCCTGCTCGTAGCTGCTGTCTCGCCTGCTGATCTGCACGACAGCCACGGCGGCCTCGCGCTCCTGCGCGCCTCACCCCGTCTGTGGCCATTTCTGACGCATTGCTTTGCCGATCGCGCCTACAGAGGCGATCGTTTGGGCACCGCCACGGCCATCACAGTCGAGATCATCGTGCCCAAGGAAGGACAGAAGGGCTTTGCCGTTCAACCGCGGCGCTGGGTGATCGAACGCACCTTCAGTTGGATCAGCCGCTGCCGCAGGCTGGCCCGTGATCATGAGGCGACGCCTTCCTCTGCGCTCGCCTTCTTCGTCTTGGCCGCCGCCATGATCCTCGTCAGACGATTGGCACGAGCATTATGA
- a CDS encoding exopolysaccharide production protein YjbE — translation MKASTFISAAAALVLSSSFALAAPCNTGATKGQSPEQQAANPKSSDADRSSKNLAGGQQPASPGTVGAMNNVGANQAAGANTGSTAQANKGDRTDPGSKNLAGGEQPASPGTVGAMNNTGADQKVGKKDDDC, via the coding sequence ATGAAGGCCTCAACCTTCATCAGCGCTGCTGCTGCGCTGGTCCTCTCAAGCAGCTTTGCGCTGGCCGCCCCTTGCAACACCGGCGCGACCAAGGGTCAGAGCCCCGAGCAGCAGGCGGCGAACCCGAAGAGCTCGGACGCCGATCGATCCAGCAAGAACCTTGCTGGTGGGCAGCAGCCGGCCTCGCCGGGGACCGTGGGCGCCATGAACAACGTCGGCGCGAACCAGGCGGCGGGCGCGAACACGGGTTCGACGGCGCAGGCCAACAAGGGGGATCGCACCGACCCGGGCTCCAAGAACCTCGCAGGCGGCGAGCAGCCGGCCTCCCCCGGCACCGTCGGCGCCATGAACAATACGGGCGCGGACCAGAAGGTCGGCAAGAAGGACGACGATTGCTGA
- a CDS encoding MBL fold metallo-hydrolase: MAQQVPVGSEARADRPLGPDGTHEVADDLAYQRHAIVNVIYYGRPGAGDRGWVLIDTGVIGSKAAIMKAAEKRFGPGARPSGIVLTHGHFDHVGVVEDLAREWQVPVWAHPLEHPYLNGSAAYPPPDPTVGGGLVARLSPLFPRAPVDVSDHLQALPEDGSVPPMPGWRWIYAPGHSVGQVALWREADRSLIAADAFVTTAQESAYAVAVQEPELHGPPMYFTVDWDAARRSVKALADLEPELAITGHGRPLKGAALRDALHTLARDFDLVALPKQGHYVEEPAKAEDGSAYRRS, translated from the coding sequence ATGGCACAGCAGGTTCCCGTTGGTTCCGAGGCACGCGCTGATCGTCCCCTTGGTCCGGACGGCACCCACGAAGTAGCGGACGACCTCGCCTACCAACGCCACGCCATCGTCAACGTTATCTATTACGGCCGCCCCGGTGCAGGTGATCGCGGTTGGGTCTTAATTGATACCGGGGTGATCGGCTCCAAGGCTGCCATCATGAAGGCCGCTGAGAAGCGCTTCGGCCCCGGTGCCCGCCCGTCTGGGATCGTGCTCACCCACGGTCATTTCGACCATGTTGGCGTGGTTGAGGATCTCGCGCGGGAATGGCAGGTGCCAGTTTGGGCTCATCCGCTTGAGCACCCATATCTCAACGGATCAGCCGCCTACCCGCCCCCGGACCCCACCGTCGGTGGCGGCTTGGTAGCCCGACTCTCCCCACTATTTCCCCGCGCGCCTGTCGATGTATCGGATCATCTTCAGGCTCTGCCCGAGGATGGCTCTGTGCCGCCAATGCCGGGCTGGCGTTGGATTTATGCGCCGGGCCACTCGGTCGGTCAGGTGGCTCTCTGGCGCGAGGCTGATCGCAGCCTGATCGCAGCCGACGCTTTCGTGACGACGGCACAGGAGTCGGCCTACGCTGTCGCTGTGCAGGAACCCGAACTGCATGGCCCGCCGATGTATTTCACGGTTGATTGGGACGCCGCCCGGCGCTCGGTGAAAGCACTTGCTGACCTTGAACCGGAACTCGCGATCACAGGGCACGGTCGACCTCTGAAGGGAGCTGCTCTACGCGATGCGCTGCACACCCTGGCTCGTGACTTCGACTTAGTCGCCTTGCCGAAACAGGGTCATTACGTCGAAGAGCCGGCAAAGGCTGAGGATGGATCTGCCTATAGAAGGTCGTGA
- a CDS encoding ribosome modulation factor, whose translation MADTCHTHIDPIAQGAWARIHGRAKDACPYPRDSEERASWMEGYDGMPRDRTQDLPLSSA comes from the coding sequence ATGGCAGATACCTGTCACACCCACATCGATCCCATTGCCCAAGGAGCATGGGCGCGCATTCACGGTCGCGCGAAAGATGCTTGCCCGTATCCACGTGACAGCGAGGAGCGCGCGTCCTGGATGGAAGGCTACGACGGGATGCCGCGAGACCGAACCCAGGACTTGCCGTTGTCATCAGCCTGA
- a CDS encoding IS110 family transposase has translation MDTSKSVFQLHGVDENEVVFIRRQLRRAEMVRYFERLPPALVAIESCGSSHHWARLLQSFGHEVRLIPPQYVKPYVKRGKNDAADAEALCEAVTRPSMRFVPVKSKERQAACMLMTVRERLVSVKLQLSNAFRSYAAEFGIVGATGRQNVNGLIKRVLEDDSLPEMARDLFRFQAKEYAAVEARLEEIEAKLMRWHREDDVSRRIATIPGVGPIGSTMLSMKAPPPETFRSGRDFAAWIGLTPRDHSTGGRQRHGGITKAGDSALRSTLIVGATALLRHVRKGRHKPSAWLVALLERKPPKLVAVALANKFARIAWRLMVTGGVYSQPRAALPA, from the coding sequence ATGGATACCTCCAAGTCGGTCTTCCAGCTCCACGGCGTTGACGAGAACGAGGTCGTGTTCATCCGCCGCCAGCTCCGTCGCGCCGAGATGGTCCGCTACTTCGAGCGCCTGCCGCCGGCCCTCGTCGCCATCGAGTCCTGCGGCAGTTCCCACCATTGGGCGCGGCTGCTCCAGTCGTTCGGCCATGAGGTGAGGCTGATCCCTCCGCAGTACGTGAAGCCCTACGTGAAGCGCGGGAAGAACGATGCGGCTGACGCCGAGGCCCTTTGTGAGGCGGTCACCCGGCCGAGCATGCGCTTCGTGCCTGTGAAGTCGAAGGAGCGTCAGGCGGCCTGCATGTTGATGACCGTGCGGGAGCGTCTGGTCAGCGTGAAGTTGCAGCTCTCGAACGCCTTCAGGAGCTACGCGGCGGAGTTCGGCATCGTCGGAGCTACCGGCAGGCAGAACGTCAACGGGCTCATCAAGCGCGTGCTGGAGGACGATAGCCTGCCCGAGATGGCGCGTGACCTCTTCCGCTTCCAGGCCAAGGAGTACGCAGCCGTCGAGGCACGCCTCGAAGAGATCGAGGCCAAGCTGATGCGATGGCATCGCGAGGATGACGTAAGCCGGCGGATCGCGACGATCCCCGGCGTAGGACCCATCGGCTCGACCATGCTGAGCATGAAGGCTCCGCCGCCGGAGACGTTCAGGTCCGGCCGCGACTTCGCAGCTTGGATCGGGCTGACGCCGAGGGATCACTCGACCGGCGGACGCCAGAGACACGGCGGCATCACGAAGGCCGGGGACTCGGCGCTCCGCTCGACGTTGATCGTCGGAGCGACCGCCCTGCTAAGGCACGTCCGCAAAGGCCGGCATAAGCCTTCGGCGTGGCTCGTCGCGCTACTGGAGCGGAAGCCGCCCAAGCTCGTGGCGGTGGCGCTGGCCAACAAGTTCGCCCGCATCGCATGGCGATTGATGGTCACGGGCGGCGTCTACAGCCAGCCGCGAGCCGCCCTGCCGGCCTGA
- a CDS encoding SOS response-associated peptidase, with the protein MCNLYSLNKGQDAIRRVFGITHDQTGNLPPLPGIFPDQMAPVVRQRGEGRELSMMRWGFPPPPKVGTQPVTNVRNVASPYWRPWLKPEYRCLVPVSAFSEYADTKPKKTPVWFAIADERPLFAFAGIWRPWTGVRGPKREEPVEEEHRLYSFLTTEANGVVGPVHPKAMPVLLTTEDEWSTWLEAPTEEAMKLQRPLPDEMMKVVARGARKDEG; encoded by the coding sequence ATCTGCAATCTCTACAGCCTCAACAAGGGCCAGGACGCGATACGACGCGTCTTCGGCATCACGCACGATCAGACCGGCAACCTGCCGCCGTTGCCCGGCATCTTCCCCGACCAGATGGCACCGGTCGTGCGCCAGCGCGGTGAAGGACGCGAGCTCAGCATGATGCGCTGGGGTTTCCCGCCGCCGCCGAAGGTCGGCACGCAACCTGTCACGAACGTGCGCAACGTCGCCTCACCCTACTGGCGACCCTGGCTGAAGCCGGAATACCGCTGCCTCGTGCCAGTCTCCGCGTTCAGCGAGTACGCCGACACCAAGCCGAAGAAGACGCCGGTGTGGTTCGCGATCGCCGACGAGCGGCCGCTGTTTGCGTTCGCCGGCATCTGGAGACCATGGACGGGCGTGCGTGGGCCGAAACGAGAGGAGCCGGTCGAGGAGGAGCATCGGCTGTATTCGTTCCTGACCACGGAGGCGAACGGCGTGGTCGGTCCTGTTCACCCGAAGGCGATGCCGGTGCTGCTGACCACCGAGGACGAGTGGAGCACCTGGCTCGAAGCACCGACCGAGGAAGCGATGAAGCTTCAGCGACCGCTGCCCGATGAGATGATGAAGGTCGTCGCGCGTGGCGCTCGCAAGGACGAGGGCTGA